The Acinetobacter defluvii genome includes a region encoding these proteins:
- the lepB gene encoding signal peptidase I: MDFDFNLILVPATLVFFVLWLLDKFVFKQRETKGKGNEHFIISWAYDFWPVLAVVLVLRSFLFEPFNIPSDSMVPTLETGDYILVNKYQYGVRLPITNTKIIDIGEPQRGDVAVFRYPENPKISYIKRIIGLPGDHIVYEQGQLIINGKKVEQKTTEFSREKDVLDTPKSLYYTETMGEHKHLVRILEGQNTLVGAFQYAQKKEDLPFVARDNDRFVKSNGQSWEVTVPKGHYFAMGDNRDQSADSRFWGFVPEENLTGHAIYVWMHKEPGFKLPSFSRNGAID; encoded by the coding sequence ATGGATTTTGATTTTAATTTAATTCTCGTACCCGCAACACTGGTGTTCTTTGTGTTGTGGTTACTCGATAAATTCGTGTTTAAACAACGCGAAACAAAGGGTAAGGGGAATGAACATTTTATCATTTCATGGGCATATGATTTTTGGCCAGTGCTTGCGGTGGTATTAGTTTTACGTTCATTCTTATTTGAACCTTTTAATATTCCATCTGATTCTATGGTACCAACCTTAGAAACAGGTGATTATATTTTGGTGAATAAATACCAATATGGCGTACGTTTACCGATTACCAATACTAAAATTATTGATATTGGTGAGCCACAGCGTGGTGATGTTGCGGTTTTTCGCTATCCTGAAAATCCAAAAATCAGTTATATCAAACGGATTATCGGTTTACCAGGTGATCATATTGTCTATGAACAAGGGCAATTAATTATTAATGGTAAAAAAGTTGAACAAAAAACAACTGAATTTAGTCGTGAAAAAGATGTTTTAGATACACCAAAATCGCTGTATTACACAGAAACTATGGGTGAACATAAACATCTTGTGCGCATTTTAGAAGGTCAAAATACGTTGGTTGGTGCTTTCCAGTATGCACAGAAAAAAGAAGATTTGCCATTTGTTGCACGTGATAATGACCGTTTTGTAAAATCAAATGGACAAAGTTGGGAAGTCACAGTACCCAAAGGTCATTATTTTGCAATGGGTGATAACCGTGATCAAAGTGCGGACAGTCGTTTTTGGGGCTTTGTACCTGAAGAAAACTTAACAGGGCATGCGATTTATGTGTGGATGCACAAAGAGCCAGGTTTCAAACTGCCATCATTTAGCCGTAACGGTGCGATTGACTAA
- a CDS encoding DUF2059 domain-containing protein — protein sequence MQIYAKSFNQEEIDRLIACYKTPIGQSSIEKNTHGDK from the coding sequence ATTCAAATTTATGCAAAATCATTTAATCAAGAAGAGATCGACCGATTAATTGCATGTTATAAAACTCCTATTGGGCAATCCTCCATTGAAAAAAATACCCATGGTGATAAATAA
- a CDS encoding capsule assembly Wzi family protein, with amino-acid sequence MFFKKSLYAAVLASLSLPIFAQGLVLNNEDIRTDLNWLNQQGVIQISTSTWPMSGDEIQRALSTAKVSNNTQQKVIDSIQNALKADNQIAKLGLFAETDQKNVPQAFGDSQKAQYAGSLEFNAGGENWDAKIRVNGEKDPQIDNGQDVNVEGSYLAGKLFNQWLIAGQMPTYWGPGHDGSLIRGDASRPVYGFTAQRAEQKAFESKWLSWIGPWQYQAFAGQLDDYKAVPDAKLLGFRLTAQPLPYLELGASRILQWGGEGRSESWDTLWNAIKGNDNFDNGDEDKSNQIAGFDARLNLQPLVNVPVSFYGQYVGEDESGLLPSKKMYLAGADYSSSYKDMPFQLYAEWTNTETNGDVKGISYNHYIYKDGYYQHGFPLGHAMGGDGEMVSVGSDIRFDLMNRLSGRILFAKVNQSNRLTNVAFPENDKVKVLDLTWTHYIKPTIPLKINGWISDSDREGNDAGASVGVEIPLDKAIFGH; translated from the coding sequence ATGTTTTTTAAGAAATCATTATATGCTGCTGTATTGGCAAGCTTATCTTTGCCTATTTTTGCACAAGGTTTGGTGCTAAATAATGAAGATATTCGTACAGATTTAAACTGGTTAAACCAACAAGGTGTCATTCAAATTAGTACATCAACTTGGCCAATGAGTGGTGATGAGATTCAACGTGCGCTTTCAACAGCCAAGGTGAGCAATAACACGCAGCAAAAAGTCATTGATTCTATTCAAAATGCTTTAAAAGCAGATAATCAAATTGCAAAACTTGGTTTATTTGCTGAAACTGATCAAAAAAATGTGCCACAAGCATTTGGTGATAGTCAAAAAGCACAATACGCGGGTTCACTTGAATTTAATGCAGGGGGGGAAAACTGGGATGCAAAAATTCGTGTGAATGGTGAAAAAGATCCGCAAATTGACAACGGTCAGGATGTCAATGTTGAGGGTTCTTATCTTGCAGGAAAATTATTTAATCAATGGTTAATTGCGGGTCAAATGCCAACATACTGGGGACCTGGGCATGATGGTAGTTTGATTCGTGGTGATGCAAGTCGTCCTGTCTATGGATTTACTGCACAGCGCGCAGAACAAAAAGCATTTGAGTCTAAATGGTTATCTTGGATTGGTCCTTGGCAATATCAGGCATTTGCAGGACAACTTGATGATTATAAAGCTGTACCAGATGCAAAACTACTAGGTTTTCGTTTAACAGCCCAGCCTTTGCCTTATTTAGAATTAGGAGCTTCTCGTATTTTACAATGGGGGGGAGAGGGACGTTCAGAAAGTTGGGATACACTGTGGAATGCAATTAAGGGGAATGATAACTTCGATAATGGTGATGAAGATAAATCAAATCAGATAGCAGGTTTTGATGCCCGTTTAAATTTACAACCATTAGTAAATGTCCCTGTAAGTTTTTATGGTCAATATGTGGGTGAAGATGAATCAGGTTTATTGCCCTCTAAAAAAATGTATTTAGCGGGTGCAGATTATTCATCATCGTATAAAGATATGCCATTCCAACTGTATGCGGAATGGACCAATACTGAAACCAATGGGGATGTAAAAGGTATTTCTTATAATCACTATATCTATAAAGATGGATATTATCAACACGGTTTCCCACTCGGTCATGCGATGGGCGGAGATGGTGAAATGGTTTCTGTGGGCAGTGATATTCGTTTTGACCTCATGAACCGTTTAAGTGGTCGAATTTTATTTGCTAAAGTGAATCAGTCTAATCGTTTAACAAATGTGGCTTTTCCTGAAAATGATAAAGTTAAGGTTTTAGATTTAACTTGGACTCATTACATAAAGCCGACGATTCCTTTGAAAATCAATGGTTGGATCAGTGATTCAGATCGTGAAGGGAATGATGCTGGTGCATCTGTGGGTGTTGAGATTCCATTAGATAAAGCAATATTTGGTCATTAA
- a CDS encoding GNAT family N-acetyltransferase, with protein sequence MTIQILALEKIEFEQWQPLWQSYLNFYQCSLSEEQTRLSWQRIIDRNQTDMFGFAIQVDHQIVGFVHLISHMSMWTEKPYCYLQDLFVDQNFRNQGLARKLIEHSYQVCKGDFDRVYWLTQQSNTIAQLLYDRIATKTGFIQYKQSLS encoded by the coding sequence ATGACCATACAAATTCTTGCATTAGAAAAAATTGAATTTGAACAATGGCAACCTCTTTGGCAAAGCTATTTAAATTTTTACCAATGTTCACTGAGCGAAGAACAAACACGTTTATCTTGGCAACGTATCATTGATCGCAACCAAACCGATATGTTTGGTTTTGCCATTCAAGTAGATCATCAAATTGTTGGTTTTGTACATCTTATTTCACATATGAGTATGTGGACTGAAAAGCCATATTGTTATTTACAAGATTTATTTGTTGATCAAAATTTTAGAAACCAAGGTCTAGCACGAAAACTAATTGAACATAGCTATCAAGTTTGTAAAGGTGATTTTGATCGTGTTTACTGGTTAACTCAACAGTCTAATACTATAGCTCAGCTTTTATATGATCGCATCGCAACAAAAACAGGATTTATTCAATACAAGCAAAGTCTAAGTTAA
- the cysD gene encoding sulfate adenylyltransferase subunit CysD → MSEERLTHLKQLEAESIHIIREVAAEFENPVMLYSIGKDSAVMLHLALKAFYPAKLPFPLLHVDTGWKFKDMIKFRDNMAKEHGFDLIVHQNQEGKDANVNPFDYGSSKYTDIMKTQGLKQALDKYQFDAAFGGARRDEEKSRAKERVYSFRDNKHRWDPKNQRPELWNLYNGKVNKGESIRVFPLSNWTELDIWQYIYQENIPLVPLYLAAERPVVERSGTLIMVDDERMRLKEGEVPQMKSVRFRTLGCYPLTGAVESTATTLPEIIQEMLLATSSERQGRMIDHDEAGSMEKKKQEGYF, encoded by the coding sequence ATATCTGAGGAAAGACTTACTCATCTAAAACAGCTTGAAGCTGAGAGTATTCATATTATCCGTGAAGTTGCTGCTGAATTTGAAAACCCAGTGATGCTTTACTCAATCGGGAAAGACTCAGCAGTGATGCTGCATCTTGCTTTAAAAGCATTCTATCCTGCAAAACTCCCATTCCCACTGTTGCATGTCGACACAGGTTGGAAGTTTAAAGACATGATCAAATTCCGTGACAACATGGCAAAAGAGCATGGTTTTGATTTGATCGTACATCAAAATCAAGAAGGTAAAGACGCTAACGTCAATCCTTTTGACTATGGTAGCTCAAAATATACCGATATTATGAAAACCCAAGGCTTAAAGCAGGCTTTGGATAAATATCAGTTCGATGCAGCATTCGGTGGTGCGCGCCGTGATGAAGAAAAATCACGAGCCAAAGAACGTGTGTATTCTTTCCGAGATAACAAACACCGTTGGGATCCAAAAAACCAACGTCCAGAACTTTGGAATCTTTACAATGGTAAAGTGAACAAGGGTGAAAGTATTCGGGTATTCCCATTGTCAAATTGGACAGAGTTGGACATTTGGCAATATATTTACCAAGAAAATATTCCTTTAGTTCCTCTTTATTTAGCTGCTGAACGTCCAGTGGTTGAACGTAGTGGTACGCTGATCATGGTAGATGATGAGCGTATGCGTTTAAAAGAGGGCGAAGTTCCACAAATGAAATCGGTACGTTTCCGTACTTTAGGTTGCTACCCATTGACAGGTGCGGTGGAGTCAACCGCGACAACATTGCCTGAAATTATCCAAGAAATGCTTTTAGCTACGAGTTCAGAACGTCAAGGTCGTATGATTGACCATGATGAAGCTGGCTCGATGGAAAAGAAAAAGCAAGAAGGTTATTTCTAA
- the cysN gene encoding sulfate adenylyltransferase subunit CysN, with translation MSHQSELISQDILAYLKQHENKDLLRFLTCGNVDDGKSTLIGRLLYDSKLIYEDQLQAVTRDSKKVGTTGDAPDLALLVDGLQAEREQGITIDVAYRYFSTEKRKFIIADTPGHEQYTRNMATGASTADLAIILIDARYGVQTQTRRHTFIASLLGIRNIVVAINKMDLVEFSETRFNEIQAEYNAFVNQLGDRKPANIIFTPISALNGDNVVNPSPNTPWYAGKTLMNTLETVEISRDTSAHEFRFPVQYVNRPNLDFRGFCGTIALGEVKVGDEIVALPSGKKSTVKEIVTFDGNLDHAIAGQAVTLTLNDEIDVSRGNVLVKAGEQPSLSRSVRATVVWMADQPLIVGKLYNVKIGTQTVPAKVEKINYRTNVNTLEKTQVEQLELNAIADVEIEFDAPVLFDRYQESRYTGSFIFIDRLSNVTVGAGMVEAAVEWTAHDEPVTAEARAARLGQKPAVVAVSIKALENAQSLESLLIQQGVVAIAKAGLSAEQVALLRQTGVVVISDVAQGADVSFAQETVEELAEKIVELVRL, from the coding sequence ATGTCTCATCAATCAGAATTGATTAGCCAAGATATCTTGGCCTATTTAAAACAGCATGAAAATAAAGACTTATTACGCTTTTTAACCTGCGGTAACGTGGACGATGGTAAATCGACTTTGATTGGTCGTTTACTTTACGATTCAAAATTGATTTATGAAGATCAATTACAAGCGGTGACCCGTGACTCGAAAAAAGTGGGCACAACAGGCGATGCACCTGACTTGGCGTTACTTGTTGATGGTTTGCAAGCGGAACGTGAACAGGGTATTACCATTGATGTGGCGTATCGTTATTTCTCAACTGAAAAACGTAAGTTCATCATTGCCGATACTCCAGGACATGAGCAGTACACACGTAACATGGCAACAGGTGCGTCTACCGCTGATCTTGCGATTATCCTGATTGATGCACGTTATGGCGTACAAACGCAAACACGTCGTCATACCTTTATTGCCAGCCTTTTAGGGATTCGTAATATTGTGGTTGCGATCAATAAAATGGACTTGGTTGAATTTTCAGAAACACGCTTCAATGAAATTCAAGCGGAATATAATGCTTTTGTGAACCAATTGGGTGATCGTAAACCTGCCAACATTATCTTTACACCAATTTCTGCGTTGAATGGTGATAATGTGGTCAATCCTTCACCAAATACACCTTGGTACGCAGGGAAAACCCTGATGAATACCTTGGAAACGGTTGAAATCTCACGTGATACCAGTGCGCATGAGTTCCGTTTCCCTGTGCAATATGTCAACCGTCCAAATCTCGATTTCCGTGGTTTCTGCGGTACGATTGCGCTAGGTGAAGTTAAAGTTGGCGATGAAATTGTCGCTTTACCGTCAGGCAAAAAATCGACTGTAAAGGAGATCGTAACGTTTGATGGCAATCTTGATCATGCGATTGCAGGTCAAGCGGTGACATTGACATTGAATGATGAAATCGACGTTTCTCGTGGGAATGTCTTAGTCAAAGCAGGTGAGCAACCGTCCTTATCTCGTTCTGTTCGTGCCACTGTAGTATGGATGGCTGATCAGCCACTGATCGTTGGTAAGCTCTATAATGTAAAAATCGGTACACAAACTGTGCCTGCAAAAGTTGAAAAAATTAACTACCGTACCAATGTCAATACCTTGGAAAAAACCCAAGTTGAGCAATTGGAGTTGAATGCCATTGCCGATGTTGAGATTGAGTTTGATGCACCTGTGTTGTTTGACCGTTATCAAGAGAGTCGTTATACAGGTTCGTTTATCTTCATCGACCGTTTAAGCAACGTCACTGTTGGTGCAGGTATGGTTGAGGCTGCGGTGGAATGGACTGCACATGATGAGCCTGTGACTGCTGAAGCACGTGCTGCACGTTTAGGTCAAAAGCCTGCTGTAGTTGCGGTATCAATTAAAGCACTTGAGAATGCGCAATCACTTGAAAGTTTGCTTATTCAACAAGGTGTTGTGGCAATTGCGAAAGCAGGGTTATCTGCTGAGCAAGTTGCATTGCTTCGTCAGACTGGTGTAGTAGTCATTAGTGATGTTGCGCAAGGTGCTGATGTGAGTTTTGCTCAGGAAACTGTTGAAGAGTTAGCTGAAAAGATTGTGGAGTTAGTCCGTCTTTAA
- a CDS encoding DUF4139 domain-containing protein, with protein MKIKSIIYFGLLNFPISISFALTLADAPIQHVTLYPSTAKIERNIPVKAGENIVSLQGLAANFDISQLQYQTENNIEVNAVSHQDSALDKPSGAESRALKIQIEQIEKQISEQNSIIQAAELQNKFLGNITKGSANKVRQQAYDAFIAIDQAKTAKVKLEQRLHELRQDLNAIGDHQFKQRSLKFYVQAPQNGVIKMSYLVPYARWQPMYKAELDTGTQQVKLTRMAMIAQKTGEDWNNVKLTLSTATPQGYVQQLTPQSWWVDYYEPQPIHITPLNARYTFKDAVMPAPIPEVVPLDDAQEPLFPQFQANQLNLSTEFRSNTQATIYSSQQQIYLPLSSENIPAQLSVWVIPKQSEKASIIANVTKLDSNLPNGLVKLYRDGDFVGERQWSNTSNDGMQISFGTDEQIQIHVIDLSNQKRPLADAKSQTIQKQQYSIENLHPYPVQLTVFEAEPQSRNGKLVTHSTYQPQPNSTTWQGQPNINQWNIELSPKQKFTIDLQHQFTYPSKGNVSGF; from the coding sequence ATGAAAATAAAATCAATTATTTATTTTGGACTTTTAAATTTTCCAATCAGTATAAGCTTCGCTTTAACACTTGCAGATGCACCTATTCAACACGTAACGTTATATCCAAGTACAGCCAAAATTGAACGTAATATTCCCGTAAAAGCTGGAGAGAACATTGTTAGTCTACAGGGACTTGCTGCTAATTTTGATATTTCACAACTGCAATACCAAACTGAAAATAATATAGAGGTAAATGCGGTTTCCCACCAAGACAGTGCTTTGGACAAACCCTCTGGTGCTGAATCACGTGCCTTAAAAATACAAATCGAACAAATTGAAAAGCAAATTTCTGAACAAAATTCCATTATTCAAGCAGCCGAATTACAAAATAAGTTTTTAGGCAATATCACCAAAGGCTCTGCCAATAAAGTTCGCCAACAAGCTTATGATGCTTTTATCGCAATCGATCAAGCTAAAACTGCAAAAGTTAAATTAGAGCAACGCTTACACGAACTTCGCCAAGATCTAAATGCTATTGGCGATCATCAATTTAAACAACGTAGCTTAAAATTTTATGTTCAAGCACCGCAAAATGGTGTAATTAAAATGAGTTATTTAGTTCCTTATGCGCGTTGGCAGCCGATGTATAAAGCTGAGTTAGATACTGGCACTCAACAAGTCAAACTGACACGTATGGCGATGATTGCACAAAAAACAGGTGAAGATTGGAACAATGTAAAACTGACACTTTCAACTGCCACGCCACAAGGTTATGTACAACAACTCACACCTCAGAGTTGGTGGGTGGATTATTATGAGCCTCAGCCAATTCATATAACACCTCTCAATGCCAGATATACATTCAAAGATGCAGTAATGCCTGCACCTATACCAGAGGTTGTACCACTTGATGATGCTCAAGAACCCCTATTCCCACAATTTCAAGCCAATCAATTAAATTTAAGTACTGAGTTCCGCTCCAATACTCAAGCCACCATTTACAGTAGTCAACAACAGATTTATTTACCATTAAGCAGTGAAAATATCCCTGCTCAACTTTCAGTTTGGGTAATTCCGAAACAAAGTGAAAAGGCTTCTATCATTGCGAATGTTACGAAATTAGACTCAAACTTGCCGAATGGTTTGGTGAAGTTATACCGTGATGGTGATTTTGTTGGTGAACGTCAATGGTCAAATACAAGTAATGACGGTATGCAAATCAGCTTCGGTACAGATGAACAGATTCAAATCCATGTCATTGATTTATCAAACCAAAAAAGACCACTTGCGGATGCAAAATCTCAAACCATTCAAAAGCAGCAATATAGCATTGAGAACCTGCACCCTTACCCTGTTCAACTGACTGTTTTTGAAGCTGAACCGCAAAGTCGCAATGGAAAATTAGTAACGCATTCTACTTATCAGCCGCAACCGAATAGTACAACTTGGCAAGGTCAACCGAATATTAATCAGTGGAATATTGAGTTAAGTCCAAAACAGAAATTTACGATAGACCTACAGCATCAATTTACTTATCCGAGTAAAGGGAACGTGTCGGGGTTTTAA
- a CDS encoding DUF3106 domain-containing protein — protein MAAKKLVLAFCAIGFLQTSFAGFERFWIFSKDANTQVSDTWDTLSEDEQRALIKRYQNLKEIPESQSVALQQRMDWFTQLPEEEKQKMREVWQQMSTSERNEMRTKMQKATTTVQRNELRAEYIQKYLSSVNSH, from the coding sequence ATGGCAGCTAAAAAACTCGTTTTGGCTTTTTGTGCGATTGGTTTTCTACAAACAAGTTTTGCAGGCTTTGAGCGTTTTTGGATTTTTTCTAAAGATGCCAATACCCAAGTCAGTGATACGTGGGACACGCTATCTGAAGATGAACAACGTGCTTTAATTAAACGTTATCAAAATCTGAAAGAAATTCCAGAGTCACAAAGCGTGGCATTACAGCAACGCATGGATTGGTTTACACAGCTACCTGAAGAAGAAAAGCAAAAAATGCGTGAAGTTTGGCAGCAAATGAGTACCTCTGAACGTAATGAAATGCGCACAAAAATGCAAAAAGCAACGACTACTGTACAAAGAAATGAATTACGAGCGGAATATATTCAAAAATACCTCTCTTCTGTTAATTCACATTAA
- a CDS encoding RNA polymerase sigma factor gives MDLAPKKSQSETTAALKSTAEQRLKFFMQDVTGRALVMMESATQGHNGIAMDLVQEAFISLHKSYAEKSTEEWYPLFYTILNNKLQDWRRKEARRASPFSLFRKVDIDSDDEEVMDIVDESTPNPLQFLDQDLTIEEIQEAISRLPVRQQQAFMLRAWEGFDTQTTASIMNCTEGSVKTHYHRAIQGLRTTLSHLNPYGGSSDE, from the coding sequence ATGGATTTAGCACCAAAGAAGTCACAGTCTGAAACAACTGCTGCTCTAAAGAGTACGGCTGAACAACGTCTAAAGTTTTTTATGCAAGACGTAACAGGTCGTGCGTTGGTGATGATGGAAAGTGCAACGCAGGGTCATAATGGCATTGCAATGGATTTGGTTCAAGAAGCCTTTATTTCCTTACATAAATCCTATGCTGAAAAGTCCACTGAGGAATGGTATCCCCTATTTTATACGATCTTAAACAATAAATTGCAGGATTGGCGCCGTAAAGAAGCACGCCGTGCTTCACCTTTTTCATTGTTTCGTAAAGTTGATATCGACAGCGATGATGAAGAGGTGATGGACATCGTGGATGAATCTACGCCGAATCCTTTACAGTTTTTAGATCAAGACTTGACCATTGAAGAAATTCAAGAAGCGATTAGTCGCTTACCTGTGCGTCAGCAACAAGCCTTTATGTTGCGAGCATGGGAAGGCTTTGATACTCAAACCACAGCATCAATTATGAACTGTACAGAAGGTAGCGTTAAAACCCATTACCATAGGGCGATTCAAGGACTGAGAACTACGTTATCGCATTTAAATCCTTATGGAGGATCATCGGATGAATAA
- a CDS encoding TrmH family RNA methyltransferase — translation MPTIFLESRDNPKIKHLRGLIEQNSYRKKQAQTVLEGTHLCLSWLEKKRKINSIFTTERALEHEDFEKIAEYYQGVIFVLSETLYKDLSTLGTTLACLAIVDLPTSTQALNFTEDTLILENVQDPGNVGTLLRSAAAAGIEQIVCTKGSASLWSPRVLRAGMGAHFSLQTYENIVLEDILKQFKIPVYVTSSHESESLYSQNLRPQCVWILGNEGQGVSEFALRHAQAVSIPQPGGQESLNVAVAGSICFFEMVRQRL, via the coding sequence ATGCCCACCATTTTTTTAGAATCTCGTGACAACCCCAAAATTAAACACTTACGTGGCTTGATTGAACAAAATAGTTATCGTAAAAAACAAGCGCAAACGGTACTTGAAGGTACACATCTATGCCTATCTTGGCTTGAGAAAAAACGTAAAATCAACTCAATTTTTACCACTGAACGTGCACTTGAACATGAAGACTTTGAAAAAATTGCAGAATATTATCAAGGTGTAATTTTTGTCCTGAGTGAAACTTTGTATAAAGATTTAAGTACACTCGGCACAACCTTAGCCTGTTTAGCGATTGTTGATTTACCAACATCCACTCAGGCTTTGAATTTTACTGAAGACACCCTCATCTTAGAAAATGTCCAAGATCCAGGCAATGTGGGTACATTGCTACGTTCTGCAGCAGCAGCAGGCATTGAACAAATTGTCTGTACCAAAGGCTCTGCATCTTTATGGTCACCACGTGTCCTACGTGCAGGGATGGGTGCGCATTTTTCTCTACAGACTTATGAAAATATTGTTTTAGAAGATATTCTTAAGCAATTTAAAATCCCAGTATATGTCACCAGTTCACATGAATCTGAAAGTTTATATAGTCAAAACTTACGTCCCCAATGCGTTTGGATCTTAGGCAATGAAGGTCAAGGGGTTTCTGAATTTGCACTTCGACATGCACAAGCGGTGAGCATTCCACAACCAGGGGGACAAGAATCGCTTAATGTTGCTGTAGCAGGTTCGATTTGCTTCTTTGAAATGGTACGTCAACGCCTTTAA
- a CDS encoding class 1 fructose-bisphosphatase, protein MSNRTLSQYLEQQQGNLTPELADVIETIASTCKSIDQLLQKGALAGVLGSAQHENVQGEEQKKLDVISNDYLIDALKVNKNVGGLASEELDEFTPAQENGKYLVLFDPLDGSSNIDINMCVGTIFSILNAKNAVTQAEDFMQAGKEQAAAGYVLYGPSTMMALTVGAGTVFFTFDPESKEFLLTSENIQVAADTKEYAINASNQRHWEAPVKRYIDELQAGKTSIREKDFNMRWVACMVGDIHRILCRSGIFLYPYDTKDPKKAGRLRLMYEANPMSMLMEQAGGASTTGRIRILDIQPTELHQRVPVVIGSKNEVELVTRYHN, encoded by the coding sequence ATGTCAAATCGCACTTTATCCCAGTATTTAGAACAACAACAAGGGAATTTAACACCTGAACTTGCTGATGTTATTGAAACAATTGCAAGCACTTGTAAATCTATTGACCAACTCCTACAAAAAGGTGCATTGGCTGGTGTTTTAGGAAGTGCACAACATGAAAATGTTCAGGGCGAAGAGCAGAAAAAACTTGATGTCATTTCAAATGATTATTTAATTGATGCCTTAAAAGTCAATAAAAATGTTGGCGGTTTGGCTTCAGAAGAATTAGACGAATTCACCCCTGCCCAAGAAAATGGTAAATATTTAGTTTTATTTGATCCACTGGATGGTTCAAGTAATATCGACATTAATATGTGTGTTGGTACGATTTTCTCCATTTTAAATGCTAAAAATGCAGTCACCCAAGCAGAAGACTTTATGCAAGCAGGCAAAGAGCAAGCTGCTGCGGGTTATGTACTTTATGGACCATCAACAATGATGGCGTTAACGGTAGGCGCAGGCACAGTATTTTTTACTTTTGATCCTGAAAGCAAAGAGTTTTTACTCACGTCTGAAAATATCCAAGTCGCTGCTGATACCAAAGAGTATGCGATCAATGCATCAAATCAACGTCATTGGGAAGCGCCAGTAAAACGTTATATTGATGAATTACAAGCAGGCAAAACCTCTATCCGTGAAAAAGATTTTAATATGCGTTGGGTGGCGTGTATGGTGGGTGATATTCACCGTATCCTTTGCCGTAGCGGTATTTTCTTATATCCATACGACACCAAAGATCCGAAAAAAGCGGGTCGTTTACGCTTAATGTATGAAGCAAACCCGATGAGCATGCTGATGGAGCAAGCTGGTGGTGCATCGACGACAGGTCGTATTCGTATTTTAGACATTCAACCCACGGAACTACATCAACGTGTTCCTGTAGTAATCGGCTCTAAAAATGAAGTTGAGTTGGTCACTCGCTACCATAATTAA
- a CDS encoding NF038105 family protein — protein sequence MTTKKFEATPTPSDGIDLDEISAENVKDAWKDYEAKPEYKKFNKHDLIESMQSPKHTETES from the coding sequence ATGACTACGAAAAAGTTTGAAGCAACGCCAACTCCAAGTGATGGTATTGATTTAGATGAAATTAGTGCTGAAAATGTGAAAGATGCATGGAAAGATTACGAAGCAAAACCTGAATATAAAAAGTTCAATAAGCATGACTTAATTGAATCCATGCAAAGCCCCAAGCACACTGAAACTGAATCTTAA
- the pal gene encoding peptidoglycan-associated lipoprotein Pal, which translates to MNTIKYLALPLLAVSLVMTGCANRKPTTDANVTTTPSSSVNTSGLSEDAALNAQNLAGASAKGVTEANKPYLAKRVVHFDYDSSDLSNEDYQTLQAHAQFLVANANSKIALTGHTDERGTREYNMALGERRAKAVQSYLITNGVNPGQLEAVSYGKEMPINAGHNEAAWKENRRVELNYEAVPPLLK; encoded by the coding sequence ATGAATACGATTAAATACTTAGCATTGCCCCTCTTAGCTGTTAGCTTGGTCATGACTGGTTGTGCAAACCGCAAACCTACTACAGATGCTAACGTCACAACTACGCCAAGCAGCAGTGTAAATACTTCTGGTTTAAGTGAAGATGCAGCACTCAACGCACAAAACTTAGCTGGTGCATCTGCAAAAGGTGTGACTGAGGCAAATAAGCCGTATCTTGCGAAACGTGTAGTCCATTTTGACTATGACAGCAGTGATCTTTCAAATGAAGATTATCAAACTTTGCAAGCACACGCTCAATTCTTAGTTGCAAATGCAAACTCTAAAATCGCTTTAACAGGTCATACCGATGAACGTGGTACACGTGAATACAACATGGCTTTGGGCGAGCGTCGTGCGAAAGCAGTCCAAAGCTACTTGATCACCAATGGTGTAAACCCAGGTCAATTAGAAGCAGTGAGCTATGGTAAAGAAATGCCTATCAATGCTGGTCACAATGAAGCAGCATGGAAAGAAAACCGTCGTGTAGAACTTAATTATGAAGCGGTTCCACCGTTATTAAAATAA